One Aegilops tauschii subsp. strangulata cultivar AL8/78 chromosome 2, Aet v6.0, whole genome shotgun sequence genomic window, CCCGAGGAGTTCAGGCCGGAGAGGTTCGAGCATGGCGGCGCCGAGGGGAAGCTCATGATGTCCTTCGGGATGGGAAGGCGCAAGTGCCCCGGGGAGAGCCTCGCCATGAGGACCATGGGTATGGTTCTTGGCACGCTCATCCAGTGCTTCGATTGGAAAAGGGTCGGGGATGAAGAGGTCGACATGGCCGCCAGTTCCGGGATCGTCATGTTCAAGGCCGTCGCTCTGGAAGCTCTCTGCACACCGCGAGCCGGCATGGAAACTCTTCTTCACAAGCTCTAAACTGAAAATGGTTAAAGGAAGCAGAAAATAATTGGAACAAAAGAGTACACACACTAGTAGAAATATAAATAACTATAGTGTAATTAAGTCTTTATTAACTCCACAGTATGTACACATTGCATAGTTTGTACTACCTTTCACAGTAATGTTCTTGTGAATATATCTTCGCAGATGCACATTGTATAACATCCCTAAATTATTTCACAATTTTTGGAAACATGAGGTGTGAGAATATGAGTTGCACATGCAATTAGTTGCCATATTACTTTCCCGTGGTTTGAATGACCAACAAAGGAATCACTTACCGAAAGTATAATGTTATTCATGAAAAGAGTAGCATATTGCAATGGCTGGCAAATTAGCAACTTAATAGTAAAAAAGTAGTAGTTCAAAATTAAGGAGTGTGGCGATTCGGTGCCTGGTCGGGAACAgtaaaatcaaataaaatacGAAACAAATTCAAAAGAATCTGAAATTTTTCGGCATCCAAGATGCCTGAATGAGTGATGTGAGTGCAAAACTTCGTGTGTGTTTGAAGATTTGAGGAGGTTGTGACAAAAAAAATTGCTTCAAAAGAAACTTCGAAAAAGAGCACTATTTGGATCCGAATTTTTTTTTGTCTAAGGTCCTAGAATGTCCAAATACCGCGAACATCTGCACGCTCCTCGAGCACCTGAGCATCTTTGATGATTCTTTTTACTATTTTTTAGAATTTACTGCTCATCAAAGTGAGATGAGCCCGGGCTGATACGCGTATTACCGAAAATTAAGCAACTTAATAGTAGTTCAAAATGATATGCTAATGCTGGAACAAACTCAAGGGCTTAACTTGGTAGTAGTTCAAAAAGTAAAGCCACATTCAGGATCGTAACTGGTGTATCCAAATTAAAAATGAGTTTACAGCCGCGTAAGATCAAATGCAAAAAAGACGCGAGTAGAAACATGTAAGCATACGCAACTGATTCATCTGCACAACACGCCACGCCAGTCTATTATCAGCTCAAACACATACCATGCATATCCTTCATTGTATCATGTGAACTGGATTGCTTTTCGAAAATCCACTCTCTAGTGAAAAGAGAGCGAAATGTAATCAACACTTCAAACTCCAAGTGTCACCGCTTGGAATAAGTGGTTAGCTATctaaaaaacaatcaacaactcaaaaaaaaAACTCCAAGTGTCTTTACAAAAGAATGCGGTTCCGCTGCAGGGTTTCACTTTAGTTAATCTGATGGTTCACTCATCAAGGGCAAAATATTCTCTGTGTGCCGAAACACCCCTCGGCAATTTTAATTGCCCTTCAACTTCTCCCCGAGGATTTTGTTCAATAAAACAGGACTTGCTTTACCTTTCGATGCTTTCATCACCTGGAATCAATTTAAATAATATGATCAGCTATCGGGACTGCAGGGGCAAAATAATATAGTGAGGGGAACACAGCTCCAGATTCAAAAATATCACAAACCTGGCCAGCGAAAAATCCCTGCAACTTGGTTTTCCCAGCCCGATACTGCTCAAGTTGCTTCGGATTCTCGGCGAGTACTTTATCTACCATGGCCTCAATTGCTGCTGGATCTGCTATCTGTCATATCCAGCAGTACAGTTTTTCACTCAGAAAAAACCCAGGCAGAAATTAAAGGCACTAAAATCTCATCTGCTACAGTAGAAGtaatatagtactccctccgtttgttTTCATAAGACGTTTCCGACAGCTTGCTTTGTACTGTTTTGGACAGTGTCTGAATGTCTAAAACGTCTTATAAAAATAAACAGAGGTAGTAAATCAGAAGGGCGCATCGATTTTTTTTTCTCACTAGCTTCAGGATGTTTGTTACTACTTGATTATTCCTCAGCACAGCAGGGCTGCAGTGATCATAATATCTGACGACATTCAAACTACTGTGTGATTCGAAATGGTTCTAGTGTGACCACATTACCTGAACCAAATCTTTCTCCTCTATCACCGACTTAACAGTTCCGCCTTTGGTAATGAGCTCAACAAGAATCTGCAAGGGCAGAATCGGAAATGGTATTATAAACTAACTATGACTAATGGTACTAAAACCTAACAAGACTGCAATTTTTTATAACAGAAAGTGTCAGGAAGGCATGCAAAATATTTCAGAATAACTAAAGTAATAAAGTTCATTCTTGTGCAGTCTGCAAAAAATTCCCCAGAGGCAGCAGCGGAAACAGATAGTGTTTTCCTTTCCTATTTTGAAACTTATCTTTTTCATAGCCACCCAACTATGCAAATCTTATTTCTTTTTGTAACTGAAAACTATGCAAATCTTCAGACTGACATAGTGCAAAAGAAACTGTCAAAATTCAAGTTTTGGCCATCATAATCAGTGCAGCACCATCAAATGGAAGAGACTGCAAACAACCCAGAAGTGCTTCAACCAAATCAAAGTCCAAAAGGCGTGACACACAAACAACAATACTTAAGAATAGTTACCTCCTTGCCAATCTTCCCACTGATAGTACCATTCTTTATGAATGCAATCAGTTCAGAAAGCTCAAGAGGTGTTAGTTTAATTTCATCAATAGAGAGCTTTTCATTCTTCAGATAAGCCGTAATGTCACCCATGATCCAATTAGCAGCCAGCTTTGCATCAGCACCACGCTCAAGTGTAGAATCGAAGAAATGAGCAACCTGGGACGAACATACACATATCACACTTTGAAATATACTTCAGtaacataacatgcatgacaaaGTAAAAATGAGAGTAATACAGAAGATAATTACAATATCGTCATTAGCAAGGAAAATAACATCTTGCATGCTGAGCCCCATGTTCTCATAACGCCTACGCTTTGCCTCTGGAAGCTCCGGCATTGAATTACGAATTTCATCAATGTAATCACTAGTCAGAACAACTTCAGGAAGATCAGGCTCAGGAAAATATCTGTAGTCGGCAAGTCCCTCCTTTTTCCGCATTGTAAAAGTTTTCTGAGTGCAGACAATGAAACGAATTTAAAGATGGTAGAAAAAGACCAATAGGTGAAAACAAAAGTCAACCAGCGAGGTGAGGCAACAACCTGAGAAGATTCATCCCATAGACGGGTTTCCTGTACAATTTTGTCAGCCTGGCTTTCTTTGTGAAGAAGAATCTGTCGGGATATCTCATAATCTATTGCCCTACTTATTTCAGAAAATGAGTTCATATTCTTTATTTCAACCTGTCAGAAATTAGAATTGAAAGAAGCCTGTGACGCCACATTGTCATCTTACAATAGCTACAAAAACTCAGAAGTTATCGCCTTTTAAAATAATGGTCCCGTTGTAATGTCCATGGTTGCTAAGATTTCCATACAAGCGCGCTTGATCGAACAGACAGTCATTGCAGCATGCATGAAGGATTTTCATCTAGGATGAATTCAACCAATGACAAGACAGGATGTTTTGAAGGCAAAGAAAAATAACTCAGGATAATAAGGGAAAATATCTACAATTTTTACAAGCATACATGATTTTCTTTTCCTATACAAAGAAGTTAACCTCTAAAAAATTGAGATATTTCATGCACTCACCAAATGGCTAACCAAATAACTTCTGATTCTACCTATATAACATGCAATGTCAGTTTTATATGATGTACTGAAAATATCTGAGAAAATCATAAAGGGATTTTATTGTTTAAACTGATAGCTTTGCAAGAAATCTAGGCTTTAATGGCCTAGCATGTGCTTCGGACATAAAGTGCATTGACGAATCATCAGATCATAACACTGATGCAAATGTTGTCGGCATGGAATATATTAATACAGAATAAAAACAGTTGAGGAAGTCTAAAGTTTTGATGGTTACCTTTGTACCGAATTCTGATTGTCCAATAGGCCGGACAGATACATTGACATCACAGCGGAGGGAACCTTCCTGCATGTTGCCATTGCCCACTCCCAGGTATCTAACAACCCTTTGTATCTCAGCACCATACTCAGCAGCCTCTATGCCTGTCCTCATATCTGGTTCTGAGACAATCTCTAGCAAAGGGACGCCGGCTCTATTTAGGTCAACCTAGCCAACCAGAATAGCAACCACTTTAATGACTTTAAAGTTGTAGCTACCAATACAATGAGCCAGTACATAATTGTTTGATGCTGAATTTGCTCTATTTTATTACTTGTTCTCTCTATCTATGATTTTCTGTCAAAGATTGGATGAGCTGGTGCACAAGCACATTGTCTAGCGATGCTTTCACATAACCACACATGTAATGACACCTTGTTACAGATTGCCCAAACCTCATGTTCTTGTATCAGATTTGAGAAGGCCTCTTTGCTTCTATGAAAGGCAAAGATCTAAACACAGTGATCTGACATCAAGTGCAATTAAGCTGCTCTTGCCCCATGATGTGTAGGATTTGAATTTATGTTTGATATGAGATTGGTACTTACCTTCTGTATGACAGAAAGTACAGTTTCCTCTTATTATATGCCCCCTCTAGCATCAAATGTACAAGAAACACAATTCCCTGTATTACTTGATCTTCTCAGTTACAGTCCAATGTGTCAGAGAGTTCGTCTCTTAAGTAAATTCCATGACTCCTCATCTTTAGCATTTATGAATGCATCGGTTTAGAAATGTACTGTTGCGCTGTGGTGAATGTCAACTTTTCCATGATTCCAGGGCCATATCACAG contains:
- the LOC109734664 gene encoding glutamyl-tRNA(Gln) amidotransferase subunit B, chloroplastic/mitochondrial, with product MALTLLRGIRTQTLFGANAGLFCTTRRHPLAHFTTRVESVQTSEPKSVRKSIQQATKEAAEHKTQGFEAVIGIETHVQLSTITKAFCSCPYDYGSQPNSTVCPTCMGHPGTLPVLNAKVVECAVKLGLALNCEISMTSKFDRKQYFYPDLPKGYQISQFDIPIAEKGYLDLDIPMEFGGGHRRFGVTRVHMEEDAGKLLHSESGSFSQVDLNRAGVPLLEIVSEPDMRTGIEAAEYGAEIQRVVRYLGVGNGNMQEGSLRCDVNVSVRPIGQSEFGTKVEIKNMNSFSEISRAIDYEISRQILLHKESQADKIVQETRLWDESSQKTFTMRKKEGLADYRYFPEPDLPEVVLTSDYIDEIRNSMPELPEAKRRRYENMGLSMQDVIFLANDDIVAHFFDSTLERGADAKLAANWIMGDITAYLKNEKLSIDEIKLTPLELSELIAFIKNGTISGKIGKEILVELITKGGTVKSVIEEKDLVQIADPAAIEAMVDKVLAENPKQLEQYRAGKTKLQGFFAGQVMKASKGKASPVLLNKILGEKLKGN